ATTAGGAGAAGTAAGATGAGTAGAGGTACTCGTACATTTAATATCTACCGCTACGATCCTGATAAGGATAAAGCACCGTACATGCAAACTTTTAAACTTGAATTGACTGACAAGCATCGTATGTTGCTTGACGCTCTTCTTGCGTTAAAAGTACAAGACGAATCTTTGACATTCCGTCGTTCATGTCGTGAAGGTATTTGTGGTTCTGATGGTGTAAACATCAATGGTAAAAATGGTTTGGCGTGTCTTTGGAACCTAAACGATTTACCAGAAGTGATTACTATTCGTCCGCTTCCAGGTCTTCCAGTGATTAAAGACTTGGTTGTAGATATGAATCAGTTCTACGATCAGTACAATAAAATCCATCCGTTCCTAATCAATAATCAGCCTGCGCCTCCTAAAGAGCGTCTGCAGTCTCCTGAAGATCGTGAACACTTGAATGGTTTGTACGAATGTATTCTTTGTGCATGTTGTTCAACTTCATGCCCATCATTCTGGTGGAACCCAGACAAGTTCTTGGGTCCTTCAGCATTGTTGAATGCATACCGTTTCATCATTGACTCTCGTGATACTTCAACTCAAGAGCGTTTGGCTCGTCTTGACGACCCATTCTCGCTTTTCCGTTGTAAAGGTATCATGAACTGTGTATCAGTATGTCCTAAAGGCTTGAACCCTACAAAAGCAATCGGTCACATCCGTAATATGCTTCTTGATATGGCTGGCTAATCGACTGATTATTCAGGTCAAAAAAAGCACATCATTTGATGTGCTTTTTTTATGGATATGTAAATATGAAATAGGCATGATTATTGCTCATAAAAATTACAAGAAAAGTGTATTAGTTATAGGATATGGAAGTGTGAATTGACGCACATAACG
This window of the Acinetobacter sp. NCu2D-2 genome carries:
- a CDS encoding succinate dehydrogenase iron-sulfur subunit; the protein is MSRGTRTFNIYRYDPDKDKAPYMQTFKLELTDKHRMLLDALLALKVQDESLTFRRSCREGICGSDGVNINGKNGLACLWNLNDLPEVITIRPLPGLPVIKDLVVDMNQFYDQYNKIHPFLINNQPAPPKERLQSPEDREHLNGLYECILCACCSTSCPSFWWNPDKFLGPSALLNAYRFIIDSRDTSTQERLARLDDPFSLFRCKGIMNCVSVCPKGLNPTKAIGHIRNMLLDMAG